The genomic interval GCGAGCAGCTTCGCCACCTGTGAGGTGTGATCGCGACACAGCGTATGGCAATGGTCGCCCCAGAGGGTGCCCAATACCAGTACCGGAGCCCGTAGCGGGTCCGCCAGCAACTCCCGCAGCCGCCGCGCTAGTCGCTGCGGGTCGCCGGAGACGTGATGGCCGAGATAATTCTGAGTTTCGTTCAGCCACACCACCGTACGCGGGCCCACACTCTCGAACGCCTGTATCGCCTCGGGGTCTGCGGATTCATCCGGATGCCACCACCGCCATCCGCCGTCATTCCGCAATGACGCCAACGCTTCCCACAATGCTCGGGTCTTACCCGTCGAGGATCCTGCTACCAGCACCGCCATGCCACTGCGACCACATCGCGCGGCCTCGACGCGTTCCCCCAACTCGTCGTCATGGCCGCGACGGACATACGGTGGCAACAAGGCGCACTCCCGCGCCGGATCAACAGTGATCGACCGATGCACATCGACCCCGACCCCGAACGGGTCGCCGACCTCCGCGAGGTCCTGCCCTCGAGGTGGCATCCCCATAACCCGCCCGGTCTCGGCTCCCCGCCGCGCGGTGGACGTGTGCTCGGTGACCCACTCCGCGAACGAAGGCGCCTTCTCCCCGTCTTGCCACAACCGCCGCCAGTATCCGGCGTCGAACCGGTTCGAGTCGATGCGCTTGTGCTTGGCCTCGGCGATGCGCCGACAGGCCCGCACATATTTCGACACTGATACTTCGAACACGTTCTTGCCGTCCTCGATATTGCGGACGGTGTTCTCCGAAAGGCGCTCATCTGCGAGACCGCCTTCAGACACCTTGGCCAGCTCACTGATTCCCGCGTCCACACTGCGACGCAACGCAATGAGTTCGCGAGCGAGCCGCCGGTTTCCTCGGTCGGCGCCACCGATGCGGGTGCTGGTCATCGAAACCATCATCACCGAACGACTCCCTTCATGGGTGGCTATGGCGCAGCCGCGACGATGATTGCGACCGCTGCCGCAGTCAGCACGATCACGCACACTACGAACCGCCACATCGCCGCTGAATCATCCATCGCCTTGCGAACCGTCTGCCCAAGTTGGCTCCACATCCCCGTCATCGCCGCTCTCCATTCCCTGTGATGCCGGTAGTGAGACCCACTGCAACACACCTCGATCACCAGGTCACGGGCCTTGCAGAACTCTGCGGCACATTGCGGAGAACCGAGACAGCTCGAGAGTGTGGCCACGGCCCAGGGGGTACGCGTGTAGGCACCTCCGGTCCGACTCACCGTTGCACGGGACAACCTGTGGAGCCTGACGTTGTACCTACCCGATACCGGCCGTCTACCGATGCGACAACTGCTCTGCTACGGCAAATTCGATTCGTCGAACGAATCTGTGCCCTTGCATTCGAGGAAGCGGGTGAGTGCGCAATTCGTGACGAGTGATACAGCGAACGAAAATATCGGCAGGAGAAGAATTTGGACACCGCCAGGCACTTTGCAGCTGTCGGAATCGCCACTCTGGCACTGTGCATGGGTGTAGGTACGGCACATGCGGGCACAGGGCCGTTCACTGCGGCTGGACCGTACCCGTCACAACCATACTGCGATAAAGCTCGTCAAATACAAGCCAAAAGCGGGTGGGAAGTGGGACTGAACTGCTTTTTCGACGACTACAACGGACAGGGCTGGTATTTCATGCAACGGCCCGCGTGACCCTTGTCGACAGCGCACAGAACTCGGGACGTCCTGTGCATTCAAAATTGTATTGCGGTGACCACCCGCAGCATTGGAAACTGTGTTTATGCGGCCTGGGCTCGCCACGGGATAGGCCGGTCACCCTACTGGACCCGGCCGTCCGGATCCACTGGTGCGGACGTCATTGCGAGAACCTGCACATGTCCCGGTCATCGGACCCATCCCGCCAACTCGGTGACGCGTCGGTCGTCCAATCCTGGTACAACGAGATCAAAGACTACAATTTCGACGATCCCGATTCGAACATGGCGGACTTCAGCGAAATCGGTCACTCCACCCAGGTAG from Nocardia wallacei carries:
- a CDS encoding CAP domain-containing protein, yielding MSRSSDPSRQLGDASVVQSWYNEIKDYNFDDPDSNMADFSEIGHSTQVVWKGSKKIGIGAACSGSTAYVVVNYAPAGNTMGQFAENVGRPR